In Dyadobacter subterraneus, a single genomic region encodes these proteins:
- a CDS encoding peptidylprolyl isomerase: protein MKINRLILLTAFCLLALNSFAQKKSKKDYLVTITTDFGKMRLILFDETPKHKENFIKLSKDKFYNDLLFHRIIKDFMIQGGDPNSRNAKPDEVLGKGDNGYKIPAEISPKLFHRKGALAAARDNNPKKESSGCQFYIVEGKKWSKSDLDKQAARAARKLTDSQRKVYETEGGTPHLDGAYTVFGQVIDGIDIVDKISVQPKDERDRPDKDIKMKVSVKKMKKKKITRKYGYVFES from the coding sequence ATGAAAATTAACCGCCTGATTTTGCTGACAGCTTTTTGTCTGCTGGCATTAAATTCGTTTGCTCAAAAAAAATCAAAAAAGGATTACCTCGTAACCATTACGACTGATTTCGGTAAAATGCGCCTTATTCTGTTTGATGAAACACCGAAACACAAGGAAAATTTTATCAAACTTTCGAAAGACAAATTTTATAACGATTTGCTGTTTCACCGCATTATTAAGGATTTCATGATTCAGGGCGGAGATCCGAATTCACGTAATGCGAAACCGGATGAAGTTTTGGGAAAAGGTGATAACGGATACAAAATCCCGGCAGAAATAAGTCCTAAGCTTTTTCACCGCAAAGGCGCGCTGGCCGCTGCAAGAGATAATAATCCAAAAAAGGAATCAAGCGGATGTCAGTTTTACATCGTTGAAGGTAAAAAATGGAGCAAATCGGATCTTGACAAACAAGCCGCACGTGCAGCAAGAAAATTGACGGATTCACAAAGAAAAGTTTACGAAACAGAAGGCGGAACGCCGCATCTTGACGGTGCTTATACTGTTTTTGGACAAGTAATTGATGGTATTGATATCGTTGATAAAATCAGCGTTCAACCAAAAGATGAGCGTGACCGACCTGATAAGGACATCAAAATGAAGGTTTCTGTTAAGAAAATGAAGAAGAAAAAGATCACAAGAAAATATGGATATGTTTTTGAAAGCTGA
- a CDS encoding porin family protein translates to MKNRLILAIILSGLMANGVSAQVKKDSLQKTNSTKVMQNTVTNDSVKNQQTVRDIAEKVVESTFRNYPQQAGQPTIIINNIIVPPDYKQQQIPAPNEKTSSSFSESKENEEYQTWLREKRARQETPVADDNTTSHVSDLTNSKSEKKNITFQQRFAERPVRNSGAWVIPVVGVHASAFDSDVKKDNTSGRTGWNAGIDMRLRAKRFFVQPGLHYLNSSMAVTKKDSLTDTKFFSGPRIHSLKLPVMIGIYLTKANSGFFKLNVKAGAVGNYILAVDKNNQAKFTKDNLHEYAYGLNGGIGMEFGLITLDVTYEGGITKYFKDSNVKNNILRVTLGIKI, encoded by the coding sequence ATGAAAAACAGACTTATTTTGGCCATAATCTTATCAGGACTCATGGCAAACGGCGTATCAGCCCAGGTAAAAAAAGATTCCCTGCAAAAGACAAATTCAACAAAAGTGATGCAGAATACAGTCACAAATGATTCTGTCAAAAACCAGCAAACGGTCAGGGATATTGCTGAAAAAGTTGTGGAATCAACATTTAGAAATTATCCGCAGCAGGCAGGACAGCCAACTATTATAATCAATAATATCATCGTCCCGCCAGATTACAAACAACAGCAGATTCCGGCACCTAATGAAAAAACTTCTTCATCATTTTCGGAATCAAAAGAAAATGAGGAATATCAGACCTGGCTCCGCGAAAAAAGAGCGAGACAGGAAACGCCTGTTGCAGATGATAATACAACAAGCCACGTTTCAGATCTGACAAATTCGAAATCAGAAAAGAAGAACATAACTTTTCAGCAACGATTTGCTGAGCGTCCGGTGAGAAATTCCGGAGCATGGGTGATTCCCGTGGTTGGCGTACATGCTTCTGCTTTCGATTCTGACGTAAAAAAGGATAACACCTCTGGCCGCACAGGCTGGAACGCGGGTATAGATATGAGATTAAGAGCAAAAAGATTTTTTGTGCAGCCAGGACTTCATTACTTGAATTCATCCATGGCGGTTACTAAAAAAGACAGTTTAACCGACACGAAGTTTTTCTCCGGTCCAAGAATTCATTCTTTGAAATTACCCGTTATGATCGGCATTTATTTGACCAAGGCAAACAGCGGCTTTTTTAAGCTAAATGTGAAAGCAGGAGCTGTTGGAAATTATATTCTTGCAGTGGATAAAAATAATCAAGCCAAATTCACAAAAGACAATCTTCATGAATACGCGTATGGTTTGAATGGAGGAATCGGAATGGAATTTGGACTGATCACTCTGGATGTAACATATGAAGGAGGAATTACTAAATACTTCAAGGACAGCAATGTTAAAAACAACATCCTGCGGGTTACGCTGGGGATTAAAATTTAA
- a CDS encoding SDR family oxidoreductase, whose amino-acid sequence MTVTAQDISNSASTKKRFLITGSNGLLGQKLIELLIKDSSIETIATARGENRLPFHDGYTYHAMDITDAAQVEAVIALTKPEVIIHTAAMTNVDQCEAEKDACWKQNVNAVEYLVSSCKRHDVFLVHVSTDFIFDGTAGPYKEDAEPNPISFYGWSKYAAEKAVTHSDIKWAIARTVLVYGIAHDMSRSNIILWVKKSLEEGKNIKVVTDQFRTPTLAEDLATGCFLIADQRAEGIFNISGKELYTPYEMAIIAADYFKLDKSFISQTDSSGFSQPARRPPRTGFDLTKSESVLGYKPHSFVDGIALLASQIG is encoded by the coding sequence ATGACGGTTACTGCACAAGATATTTCCAATTCCGCATCAACAAAAAAACGGTTCCTGATCACCGGTTCAAACGGGCTACTTGGTCAGAAACTGATTGAGTTATTAATCAAAGATTCTTCCATCGAAACGATTGCCACGGCACGCGGAGAAAACCGGCTGCCATTTCATGACGGCTATACTTACCACGCGATGGACATTACGGACGCTGCTCAGGTTGAAGCGGTTATTGCATTAACAAAACCGGAGGTAATTATTCACACAGCCGCCATGACAAACGTGGATCAGTGTGAAGCGGAAAAAGATGCGTGCTGGAAACAAAATGTAAATGCGGTAGAATATCTGGTGTCATCCTGTAAAAGACATGATGTTTTTCTGGTCCATGTTTCCACGGATTTTATTTTTGACGGAACTGCCGGCCCTTATAAAGAAGATGCTGAACCGAATCCGATCAGTTTTTATGGATGGAGTAAGTATGCAGCTGAAAAAGCGGTAACTCATTCTGATATAAAATGGGCGATTGCACGGACGGTATTAGTTTATGGAATTGCGCATGATATGAGCCGCAGTAATATTATTCTTTGGGTAAAAAAATCGTTGGAAGAAGGTAAAAATATCAAAGTAGTAACGGATCAATTCCGCACGCCTACCCTGGCAGAAGATCTGGCAACCGGTTGTTTTTTAATTGCTGATCAGAGAGCAGAAGGCATTTTCAATATTTCAGGTAAAGAACTTTACACGCCATATGAAATGGCAATTATTGCCGCCGATTATTTCAAACTGGATAAATCTTTTATTTCTCAAACAGATAGTTCTGGTTTTTCACAACCCGCACGCCGTCCGCCGAGAACTGGTTTTGATCTGACAAAATCTGAATCTGTTTTGGGTTACAAACCGCATAGTTTTGTTGACGGAATTGCTTTGCTGGCTAGTCAGATTGGGTGA
- a CDS encoding isoaspartyl peptidase/L-asparaginase family protein, whose translation MKLISSIFIFFLFIQTSFAQDYSDKITLVIHGGAGTITRANMTPEKEKAYREVLNIALQKGYAVLKQGGTSEKAVETAIMVMEDSPLFNAGKGAVFTNEGKNEMDAAIMDGKTLKAGAIAGVTTIKNPIRGAIAVMEKSPHVLMAGKGADLFAKEQGLEIVDPSYFYTEARYKALLKAKEEEKIELDHTENTKKEIQKKPKTGFAKEEDLIFTEGKKYGTVGCVALDKFGNLTAGTSTGGMTNKRYGRIGDAPIIGAGTYANNSTCAVSATGHGEFFIRSVVAFDISALMEYKGLSVKDASDEVVMKKLVERGGEGGVIALDRNGNFAMPFNSEGMYRGYIKADGKSEVMIYKDEVKK comes from the coding sequence ATGAAATTAATTTCTTCAATATTCATTTTCTTTTTATTCATTCAGACCTCTTTCGCACAGGATTATTCTGACAAAATCACTCTCGTAATTCACGGCGGAGCAGGAACCATAACCCGGGCCAACATGACTCCGGAAAAGGAAAAAGCATACCGCGAAGTTTTAAATATCGCTTTACAAAAAGGCTATGCAGTTTTGAAACAAGGCGGAACCAGTGAAAAAGCCGTTGAAACCGCGATTATGGTTATGGAAGATTCCCCTCTTTTCAACGCAGGAAAAGGTGCTGTTTTTACGAATGAAGGAAAGAACGAAATGGACGCCGCGATCATGGATGGCAAAACTTTGAAAGCTGGTGCAATTGCAGGTGTAACGACAATCAAAAATCCAATTCGTGGTGCAATTGCCGTCATGGAAAAATCTCCGCATGTACTAATGGCCGGAAAAGGAGCAGATTTATTTGCCAAAGAACAAGGTCTGGAAATCGTCGATCCGTCTTATTTCTATACAGAAGCACGCTACAAAGCCTTATTAAAAGCGAAAGAAGAAGAAAAGATAGAGCTTGATCATACCGAGAACACAAAGAAAGAAATTCAAAAGAAACCAAAAACCGGTTTTGCAAAAGAGGAAGATCTGATTTTTACAGAAGGAAAAAAATACGGAACCGTTGGATGTGTGGCTTTGGATAAATTTGGAAACCTGACAGCCGGTACTTCAACAGGCGGAATGACGAACAAAAGATATGGGCGTATTGGTGATGCACCGATTATTGGTGCCGGGACCTATGCAAACAATAGTACCTGTGCAGTATCAGCCACCGGTCATGGTGAATTTTTCATCCGATCTGTTGTAGCTTTTGATATTTCTGCTTTGATGGAATATAAAGGTTTGTCTGTGAAAGATGCATCGGATGAAGTCGTTATGAAAAAGCTTGTGGAACGCGGAGGCGAAGGCGGGGTGATTGCGCTTGACAGAAACGGGAATTTCGCAATGCCATTCAATAGCGAAGGAATGTACCGCGGTTACATTAAAGCGGATGGAAAAAGTGAAGTAATGATTTACAAAGACGAAGTGAAGAAATGA